A region of Hydrogenimonas cancrithermarum DNA encodes the following proteins:
- the mdh gene encoding malate dehydrogenase encodes MGKGKRVGIVGAGNVGSTAAFILAMNGSCHEIILRDNKIDIAKGKALDMSQAAAAARSHTIVSVAEEPEQLSDCDVVVVTAGSPRLPGMSRDDLLLKNALITREVVRDIKNYSPNAIIIMVSNPLDAMTYVALKESGFERNRVLGMAGILDSSRMAYFIQEKLGYGAGQIRASVMGGHGDDMVPLPRYSTVAGVPLNDLLTDEEIDEIVERTKHGGAEIVSYLKTGSAYYAPAKSATIMVEAILKDTKQIYPCAVYLDGEYGYSDVVSGVPVSIGANGAEDIINVSLNACERKMFRKSVESVQKLIDTLNENNFFEE; translated from the coding sequence ATGGGAAAAGGAAAACGAGTCGGAATCGTTGGAGCTGGGAATGTTGGTTCGACGGCCGCGTTTATTCTTGCCATGAATGGATCTTGCCATGAAATCATACTTCGAGATAACAAAATCGATATCGCGAAGGGCAAAGCACTGGATATGAGTCAAGCGGCCGCTGCGGCAAGAAGCCATACTATCGTTTCCGTGGCCGAAGAGCCTGAACAGCTCAGCGACTGCGATGTTGTCGTCGTGACCGCAGGAAGCCCACGCCTTCCGGGAATGAGCCGTGACGACCTGCTTTTGAAAAATGCATTGATTACACGCGAAGTCGTTCGTGATATCAAAAACTATTCGCCAAACGCCATTATCATCATGGTCTCCAATCCGTTGGATGCGATGACCTACGTTGCACTCAAGGAGAGCGGTTTCGAGAGAAATCGTGTACTTGGGATGGCCGGTATCCTCGACAGTTCGCGAATGGCCTACTTCATTCAGGAAAAACTTGGCTATGGAGCGGGCCAAATCCGCGCATCTGTCATGGGAGGGCATGGTGATGACATGGTTCCGCTTCCACGGTACTCTACAGTTGCAGGTGTTCCGCTTAACGATCTTTTGACAGACGAAGAGATCGATGAAATCGTCGAAAGAACGAAACATGGAGGTGCGGAGATCGTCAGTTATCTAAAAACAGGTTCCGCCTATTATGCACCTGCTAAATCCGCGACGATCATGGTCGAAGCGATTTTGAAAGATACAAAACAGATCTATCCGTGTGCCGTCTATCTCGACGGAGAGTACGGCTACAGCGATGTCGTCAGCGGAGTTCCGGTCAGCATCGGTGCAAACGGTGCCGAGGATATCATCAACGTTTCTCTCAATGCATGTGAACGCAAAATGTTCAGAAAATCTGTCGAGTCCGTTCAAAAACTGATCGATACTCTCAACGAAAACAACTTTTTCGAGGAGTGA